In the Corynebacterium kroppenstedtii genome, one interval contains:
- the lipB gene encoding lipoyl(octanoyl) transferase LipB, which yields MGYQQGSIRAVDTDYDVEWLEQVDYMEMWHRQAEYAQQRADAAGATRDEPDRGVDKLLFLEHPATYTAGKRTQPEDLPDNDDTPLIRIDRGGRITWHGPGQLVGYPIIRLAQPLDVVDYVRRLEEALITTCHTLGVTNAGRVEGRSGVWLPTDVVRGELRPERKIAAIGLRVTRGVTMHGFALNCDNSLEPFNHIVPCGISDAGVTTLTEELGHDIRPHDIVGLMRDSLIAALDGTQPLTTSTIPDDGHKRIKVQ from the coding sequence ATGGGTTACCAACAAGGATCCATTCGAGCTGTTGACACCGACTATGACGTCGAATGGCTCGAACAAGTTGACTATATGGAAATGTGGCATCGACAGGCCGAATACGCTCAACAACGAGCCGATGCGGCTGGGGCCACACGTGACGAACCCGACCGTGGCGTCGACAAGTTGTTGTTCCTCGAGCACCCCGCGACGTACACAGCGGGGAAACGAACACAACCCGAAGACCTCCCTGACAATGACGACACACCGCTCATCCGCATCGACCGGGGTGGGCGCATCACCTGGCACGGGCCAGGGCAGCTGGTCGGGTACCCGATCATTCGGTTAGCCCAACCGCTCGATGTCGTCGATTATGTGCGACGCCTGGAAGAAGCACTCATCACGACGTGCCACACACTCGGTGTGACCAACGCTGGGCGCGTTGAGGGGCGGTCAGGGGTATGGCTCCCCACCGACGTCGTGCGGGGAGAACTGCGCCCTGAGCGGAAAATAGCGGCCATCGGACTGCGAGTTACGCGGGGTGTCACCATGCACGGCTTCGCTCTCAACTGCGATAATTCGCTAGAGCCTTTCAACCACATCGTGCCGTGCGGCATCAGCGATGCCGGGGTGACGACTCTGACAGAAGAACTCGGACATGATATCCGCCCCCATGACATCGTCGGCCTCATGCGGGACTCTCTTATCGCGGCACTGGATGGGACACAACCGCTCACTACCAGCACAATTCCCGACGATGGACATAAGCGCATCAAAGTTCAGTAA